One window from the genome of Acinetobacter sp. ANC 7912 encodes:
- the gigB gene encoding anti-anti-sigma factor GigB: MSTGHVEYASLNGTHIFKLIGEVRAQSCISLDKLLNKIEQQDNVVGAIVDLTEASFIDSTVLGVLAKLGLKLQQTHHIQAVMLSTNSDITTLANSMGLGQVFVILNYSGDPHVCTRALVEEHITHSTMLTTVLDAHKTLMKLNESNKNMFEPLVKQLQKEQDNLDKVSEPNA; the protein is encoded by the coding sequence ATGTCAACAGGTCATGTTGAATATGCAAGTTTGAATGGAACGCATATTTTTAAGCTTATTGGCGAAGTGCGTGCCCAATCTTGTATAAGTCTAGACAAATTACTGAACAAAATTGAACAGCAGGACAATGTCGTTGGTGCAATTGTCGATTTAACTGAAGCCAGTTTTATTGACAGTACTGTACTCGGTGTCCTCGCCAAACTGGGTTTGAAGCTGCAACAGACGCATCACATCCAGGCCGTCATGCTTTCAACCAACTCGGATATCACCACGCTGGCCAACAGTATGGGGCTGGGTCAGGTCTTTGTGATCCTGAATTATTCAGGTGATCCGCATGTTTGCACACGAGCGCTGGTTGAAGAACATATTACCCACAGCACTATGCTGACTACAGTTCTGGATGCGCATAAGACATTGATGAAACTCAATGAAAGCAACAAAAACATGTTCGAACCTTTGGTCAAACAGCTGCAAAAAGAGCAGGACAATCTCGACAAGGTGTCCGAACCCAACGCTTAA
- a CDS encoding carbon-nitrogen hydrolase family protein, whose protein sequence is MTLLSVVQMNSQNEIEDNFRTIESLIQQSKADGAELIVFPENFVCFAAGKQRETAAQFEVIQQRLEQLAHQYNIWIIAGTLPCPYRPDGSIIEDGRVRTVSLCISPEGTEARYDKIHLFDVQVGDAVGGYQESKFFEPGTDVVVAKTPFGNIGMMVCYDLRFPELALTLLHQGANILTAPAAFTYTTGQMHWQLLLQARAMDTQCYVLGAAQQGWHGEKRQTWGHAAATNSRGQVLDMVHTEGAQLITVKFDLEEQLKVRESMPLMQHRKLMQF, encoded by the coding sequence ATGACTTTACTCTCTGTTGTGCAAATGAATTCTCAGAATGAAATTGAAGACAATTTCAGAACTATAGAATCCTTAATTCAACAGAGCAAAGCAGATGGTGCCGAACTGATTGTCTTTCCCGAGAACTTCGTCTGCTTTGCTGCCGGGAAACAACGCGAAACTGCAGCACAGTTTGAAGTCATCCAGCAGCGTCTTGAACAACTTGCACATCAATACAATATCTGGATCATCGCGGGTACTCTCCCTTGCCCGTATCGTCCAGATGGTTCCATCATCGAAGATGGGCGTGTACGCACCGTAAGTCTCTGCATCAGCCCGGAAGGTACTGAAGCGCGCTATGACAAAATTCACCTGTTTGATGTTCAAGTAGGTGATGCCGTGGGCGGCTATCAGGAATCTAAATTCTTTGAACCGGGAACTGATGTAGTGGTGGCTAAAACACCATTTGGTAATATCGGCATGATGGTCTGCTATGATCTGCGCTTCCCTGAGCTCGCCCTGACCTTACTGCATCAAGGTGCCAATATTCTGACTGCTCCTGCAGCGTTTACCTACACCACCGGTCAAATGCACTGGCAGTTACTGTTACAAGCCCGTGCTATGGATACTCAATGCTATGTCCTCGGCGCTGCACAACAAGGCTGGCATGGGGAAAAACGCCAGACTTGGGGGCATGCCGCTGCAACCAATAGCCGTGGTCAGGTATTAGATATGGTACATACCGAAGGCGCCCAGTTAATCACGGTCAAGTTTGATCTGGAAGAACAACTTAAAGTGCGTGAATCCATGCCTCTCATGCAGCACCGTAAACTGATGCAATTCTAA
- a CDS encoding organic hydroperoxide resistance protein: MSLEKAVYTAHAKATGGRDGRATTDDQVLDVKLAVPKEMGGPGGGTNPEQLFAAGYSACFLGAMKFVANRDKLNISKDAYIEGDVGIGPIPTGFGIEVTLNIHLEGMDPAEAQKLVDAAHIVCPYSNATRNNIDVTLNVIT; this comes from the coding sequence ATGTCATTAGAAAAAGCTGTCTATACTGCCCATGCCAAAGCCACTGGCGGCCGGGATGGTCGCGCAACGACCGATGATCAAGTACTGGACGTAAAATTGGCGGTACCTAAAGAAATGGGTGGCCCGGGTGGCGGTACCAATCCTGAACAGCTGTTTGCAGCCGGCTATTCAGCTTGTTTCCTCGGTGCGATGAAATTCGTTGCCAATCGTGACAAACTCAATATCAGTAAAGATGCCTATATCGAGGGTGATGTTGGGATCGGGCCAATCCCCACCGGTTTTGGCATTGAAGTGACTTTGAATATCCACCTAGAAGGTATGGATCCGGCAGAGGCGCAAAAGCTGGTCGATGCCGCGCATATTGTCTGCCCTTATTCCAATGCGACCCGCAACAATATTGATGTCACACTAAATGTGATTACCTAA
- the gspE gene encoding type II secretion system ATPase GspE, with the protein MQVLKQLQIPYSFAKRHGVLLRYEGDQVFIVRRENTSMLALQEARRFLGHPAQYQLCNEQEFSQLLSSSYAGDSGESQQVAAGLEDHPDLLSLADSVPETEDLMDQEDDAPIVRLINALLSEAIRVGASDIHIESFEKKLSVRLRVDGQLREIVQPRRELAPLLVSRIKVMAKLDIAEKRIPQDGRISLRLAGREVDVRVSTLPSSYGERVVMRLLDKQAGRLNMTHLGLMNNDYERLKTLVHRPHGIILVTGPTGSGKTTTLYAALSDLNDGSKNILTAEDPIEYQLEGIGQTQVNTKVDMTFARALKAMLRQDPDVVMVGEIRDLETAEIAVQASLTGHLVLSTLHTNTAIGAVTRLKDMGIEPFLLSSSLIGVIAQRLVRTLCPHCATWHDADEFEQELFAPVHQGPELKLPKPKGCERCSHTGFTGRTAIYEIVPVDEQMRRLIHGNAPEYELETYARQYSGSIRDDGLRKVLAGKTTVEEVLRVTNEAAELA; encoded by the coding sequence ATGCAAGTACTGAAACAATTACAGATTCCTTACAGTTTTGCCAAGCGCCATGGGGTGTTGCTGCGTTACGAGGGAGATCAGGTCTTTATTGTCCGTCGTGAAAATACCTCAATGCTTGCATTGCAAGAGGCACGCCGTTTTCTGGGACATCCTGCACAGTATCAGTTGTGTAATGAACAGGAATTTAGCCAGTTGCTAAGTAGCAGCTATGCCGGGGACAGTGGGGAATCGCAACAGGTCGCTGCTGGTCTGGAAGATCATCCAGATTTACTGAGTCTGGCAGACTCTGTTCCTGAGACTGAAGACCTGATGGATCAGGAGGATGATGCCCCGATTGTACGTTTGATCAATGCTTTGCTGTCTGAAGCCATCCGTGTCGGCGCGTCTGATATTCATATCGAATCTTTTGAAAAGAAACTATCTGTGCGTTTACGTGTCGATGGTCAGCTACGTGAAATCGTACAACCACGCCGCGAACTAGCGCCGTTGTTGGTATCGCGTATCAAGGTCATGGCCAAGCTGGATATTGCTGAAAAGCGTATTCCTCAGGACGGCCGTATTTCCCTACGCCTTGCGGGTCGTGAAGTGGATGTACGTGTTTCGACTTTGCCATCCTCCTATGGTGAACGTGTGGTCATGCGTTTGCTGGATAAGCAGGCGGGTCGTCTGAACATGACCCATTTGGGCTTGATGAATAATGACTATGAGCGGCTCAAGACACTCGTGCACCGTCCGCATGGCATTATTCTGGTCACTGGTCCAACCGGTTCTGGTAAAACCACAACGCTGTATGCTGCTCTATCTGACCTGAATGATGGTTCCAAGAATATCCTGACGGCTGAAGATCCGATCGAATATCAGCTTGAAGGCATTGGCCAGACCCAAGTAAATACCAAAGTCGATATGACCTTCGCCCGTGCTCTTAAAGCGATGCTGCGTCAGGACCCGGATGTAGTCATGGTGGGGGAAATTCGTGACCTGGAAACGGCAGAAATTGCCGTTCAGGCATCCCTTACAGGCCACCTGGTTTTATCGACACTGCATACCAATACTGCGATTGGTGCAGTGACCCGTCTCAAGGATATGGGGATAGAACCATTCCTATTATCCAGTTCCTTGATTGGGGTCATTGCCCAACGTCTGGTACGCACTTTGTGTCCACATTGTGCCACCTGGCATGACGCAGATGAGTTCGAGCAGGAGCTGTTTGCACCTGTGCATCAGGGACCTGAGTTAAAATTACCAAAACCAAAAGGTTGTGAGCGCTGTTCACATACCGGTTTTACTGGCCGGACCGCGATTTATGAAATTGTGCCTGTGGATGAGCAGATGCGCCGTCTGATTCATGGCAATGCGCCGGAGTACGAACTGGAAACTTATGCACGACAGTATTCCGGTTCAATTCGGGATGATGGCTTGCGTAAAGTGCTCGCTGGTAAGACCACGGTTGAAGAAGTATTACGTGTGACAAATGAAGCAGCGGAACTAGCTTAA
- a CDS encoding mechanosensitive ion channel family protein translates to MANSSIPAEVTSSLKGVFTNINTDRLTEIAVAVVLCFIGFLIARFFSNAFIRTIGVRFNAHQQMVWRRGIFYFIFLLFVMASLKEAGFKLSVFLGAAGILTVALGFASQTSASNLISGIFLIGEGSFEVGDTIQITLIRGHTIEGEVISIDLLSVKLLTQDNIYVRLPNEQLIRAPVHNLSKFPIRRIPITLAINFHEDIIKVREVLLDVASKYPLVLADPKPAVTVTAFRESSIELLFAIWCQRENFLKVRDEMQERIRNGFLENQIEIPVPKMGFVDHPLARPLENEDIDQYANEKELKREPGLK, encoded by the coding sequence ATGGCAAACTCAAGTATTCCAGCTGAAGTCACCAGTAGCCTAAAAGGCGTTTTTACCAATATCAATACTGACCGGTTAACTGAAATCGCGGTTGCGGTGGTGCTGTGTTTTATCGGTTTTTTGATTGCACGTTTTTTCTCGAATGCCTTTATCCGTACCATTGGCGTACGTTTTAATGCCCATCAACAGATGGTCTGGCGTCGTGGGATTTTCTACTTTATTTTCCTGCTTTTTGTCATGGCCAGCCTCAAGGAAGCCGGCTTTAAACTGAGTGTTTTCCTGGGTGCAGCGGGTATTTTAACCGTCGCGCTGGGTTTTGCCTCACAAACTTCAGCATCTAACCTCATCAGCGGTATCTTCCTAATTGGTGAAGGTTCTTTTGAAGTGGGTGATACCATTCAGATTACTTTGATTCGTGGTCATACCATTGAAGGAGAAGTGATTTCGATTGACCTACTATCCGTTAAGCTGCTGACACAGGATAATATCTATGTGCGTTTACCCAATGAGCAGCTGATTCGTGCTCCAGTGCATAACCTGTCCAAATTTCCGATCCGGCGGATTCCAATTACCTTGGCAATTAACTTCCATGAAGACATCATCAAAGTGCGTGAAGTGCTGCTGGATGTGGCCAGCAAATATCCACTGGTTCTGGCTGACCCCAAACCCGCAGTCACTGTCACCGCTTTCCGCGAATCCTCCATTGAATTGCTGTTTGCAATCTGGTGCCAGCGTGAAAACTTCCTCAAAGTCCGCGATGAAATGCAGGAACGGATTCGTAACGGCTTTCTGGAAAATCAGATCGAGATTCCAGTACCGAAAATGGGCTTTGTCGATCATCCACTGGCACGTCCACTCGAAAATGAAGACATTGATCAATATGCCAATGAGAAAGAATTAAAACGGGAGCCGGGTTTAAAATAA